The Maniola jurtina chromosome 20, ilManJurt1.1, whole genome shotgun sequence genome includes the window CTTCCTCGAACGGAGAGTCAGGCACAGGCACTAGTGTTGCCTTATCTACTTGCATTTCGACACGCAATCAAGATGTGCTCTTATCTACTGCTTTAATTAAAGTGTATGATGCACAGAATTGCGCGCATACTGCACGCGCTGTTTTAGACAGTGGGAGCACATCCTGTCTTATGACTAAGAAATTAAGTAGCAAGTTAAACTTACCTCGTACCCAAGTTAATAGATCGGTACATGGAATAAATAATGCTGCGTCTCGTGTCCATGAATGTTGTCGAGTGCCAGTAGAATCAtttaaagataattttaaaacaaagatTAATTGTTTTGTGATGCAGTCACTCACTGACTACGTTCCAAGTAGTCATGTTAACATTTCTGAATTAAATATTCCTAGTGACATACAGTTAGCCGATCCTGCCTTCCACACTCCGTCTGAGGTTGATATGATTATAGGCGCTGACCTATTTTGGGATATTTTAGGTTCTCAAAAAATCATCCTTGGTCGTGGCAAGCCGATTTTGTGGGAGACAAGATTTGGATGGGTCGTTGCCGGTCCAGTCAGCTATGTATCAAAATGTTTATTATCCCCTAGTATTCAATGCAATTTTAGTGCAATTAACGGCTCAACTCGTGTTAACGATGACATTGAAACCAATTTAATGCGTTTCTGGCAGCTCGAAGAAGTTGGCCTTAAGTCATCGTACTCAGAGGAAGAGCAAGCATGCGaggatcattttgttaaaaatacaaCTCGATTACCAGACGGTCGATTTTGTGTTAGATTACCTTTAAAACAATCGGCCAATGTTCTGGGTGATTCCTTGCCGCGCGCTAAGCATTGTCTCCTTTCGTTGGAAAAACGACTCAAGCGGGATACGTTATTTTGTGAACGGTACCGAGACTTTATGTCCGAGTACTTGAAGTTAGGTCACATGTCCGAATGCGATAATCATTTACGCAATCTGGGTTATTTCATACCTCATCACGGTGTCGTGCGCGAAAGCTCTCTGACTACTAAATTGCGCGTGGTTTATAATGCCAGCAGTCCAACTACTAGTAATATagcacttaataatattttaatggttGGGCCTACTATTCAGGATGATTTACTATCTATCTTATTGCGCTTTCGATGtcacaaaattattttagcCGGAGATGTAGAAAAGATGTATCGAAATGTAGTCGTACATCCAGATGACAGACATTTGCAACAGATTATCTGGCGAGATAATccttctgaaacaattaaatgtTTTCAGTTGAATACCGTTACATACGGTACAGCTAGTGCTCCTTTCCTCGCAACTAGATGCTTAAAACAAATTGGCCTAGACTGTGAAAATAAACAGATTAGCGAGATAATTATTCACGATTTTTACGTGGACGATTTATTAACAGGTGCACAAACTTTGCAAGAAGCtttagatattaaaaataaagtaaccaGTGAGTTAGCTTCTGCAGGTATGCCACTCCGGAAGtggaaatcaaataattcaCTGTTAATGACCGATGAATCAAAACAATCCTCGGTTGATTTAAACATTGGAGCTCTGGAATGCAGTAAAACTTTAGGTCTATATTGGAATAATTTATTagatcaattttattttcagattaaCTGTAACATTCCAACTGAAGCTACAAAACGGTCTATACTTTCAGTAATTTCACAAATTTTTGATCCGATGGGATTACTGACCCCTTGTACAGTCACAATGAAAATTATGTTACAGAAGCTTTGGCTTCATAAATTATCATGGGATGAGAAGTTGCCCCTTGATTTATATAAGCATTGGGTAGAAACAGCAAAACGTTTACCTATTTTAAACGATCTGAGGATTAACCGTCGCGTTGTCATTGATGATCATGAGTTCAttgatttacatattttttcagACGCTTCTCAACTCGCCTATGGTAGTTGCGTGTACGTGCGAAGTATAAACGATCGTGGTGAAGTTCTCGTTAGTTTGCTGTTAGCCAAAAGCAGAGTGAGTCCTTTGAAGCCCACCACGATACCACGTCTCGAACTTTGCGGAGCGTTGGCTAGTGTTCGCCTGTACGAAAAAGTGACAAAATCGCTGCGAGTTAAAGTACGTAAAACCTTTGTTTGGACCGACTCAATGATTGTTCTAGGCTGGCTGAAAATGTTGCCAATTAAATTACAGCCTTTTGTTAGGAACCGAGTCGCGGAAATTCTGGAAGTTTCGGGTAAAGCTGCCTGGCGTCATGTTCCGACTGATTTAAATCCAGCGGACCTTATATCGCGTGGTTTAGACCCAGCCTTAATGCAGGCGTGTAGCTTGTGGTGGTCCGGTCCTGAGTTTCTAAAACAAGATGAAAATCAGTGGCCATCAAATCCCGAGTATAATAATTCGAAATCACTTCCTGAAACTAAAGAAGTCACGTTACATACAAACGTTGAACCTACTCAAAGTTTGATTGATTTTAGtcgtttttcaaatttttcacgTTTGAACCGAGCTATTGCATATGCTCttaaattcattaataaatgtaaaaaacaaACTTGTGATGAATTCTTAACAAGCAGTGACTTACAAAATGcattgaatttaattattaaaatttctcAAATGGAGTCTTTTTCAGAGTATCAATTATTAAAGAATGACAAAAAGCTGCCTAAAAATAgcactttaaataaatttaacgtCTTTCTAGATGAAAACCAATTGATGCGCGTAGGTGGTCGTTTAGACAATTCAGATTTTTCTTATGATAAGAAACACCCAATCATTCTTCAGTCCTCACATCTTGTTACTAGGTTGTTATTTAAGCACGAGCATAAACGACTTATGCACGCAGGGCCACAACTGTTATTGGCTTCTATTCGCGAAACCTACTGGCCTATTGGTGGTCGCAACTTAGCAAAGCTTTGCTATCGTAATTGCGTTCGGTGTAATCGTATGAGAGGCAAGGTAGTTCCGCCTTTAATGGGAAACCTTCCATCAAAACGGGTACAGGCAGGTGGTTACCCATTTGAAAACGTCGGCATTGACTATGCAGGGCCAATTTTATCGGCTAGTCGTCAAGGCAGAGGCTGTAGACTTGTAAAGGTGTACATTGTGATTTTTGTATGTTTCGCTACGAAAGCAATGCATATTGAATTAGTAGGTGACCTAACTAGTAATAATTTTCTTTCTGCGGCCCGGCGTTTTATGAGTCGccgtggaaaatcaaagaattggTATACTGATAATGGCTCTTCATTTATCGGCGCATTTAATGaaattagtaaatttttaaaaagtaactGCAGCTCATTGTCAGAAGACATTGCCAATGAGGGTGTCAATTTTCATTTTCTGGCTCCATATGCTGCTCACCAAGGTGGCCTTTGGGAAGCGGGCGTTAAGTCTGTCAAATTTCACTTACAACGCGTATTGGGTAATTGCCATTTAACGTACGAGGAACTTAATACTGTGTTAGTTCAGATAGAAGCAATCCTCAACTCGCGCCCGCTTACACCGTTATCTACGGAACCTGACGATCTGATGCCGTTGACACCTGGCCACTTCATCATCGGCCGACCTCTTACGTCGTTGCCAGCACCAAACTATGTGAACAGCGCCACATCACAGTTAACAAGGTACCAAAGATTGGAGCAGCTTCGACAACACTTTTGGGCTCGGTGGAGCAAGGAATATATTGCCGAATTACAAAAGCGAGGAAAATGGCGCACTGGTCAAGGAGCCCTCAAAGTGAACGGCCTTGTATTATTAAAGGATGACCAGTTACCGCCTCTAAAATGGAAATTGGGGCGCATAGTTACCTTATATCCTGGTGCTGATGGCATAAGCAGAGTGGCAGATATCAGAACATCTACTGGGATAGTACGTCGTGCTTTTAGTAAGATATGTCCATTACCAGATGACGAAATTTCCTGTTGAAAGCGAGCTTCCAACGCGCGGGGGGATGTTggagtttttgaatttttacatGGCAACCCTTTACGTCGTTGTCAAATGTCActtctattttaattttgcacATAATTGTAACCTAGCTTTCTGTTTCCACGccttttataaaagttgatccttgtattttgaattttctttattacacTAGTTGAACcagttaattttttatattttaccccAACAGTCTTTAAACGATAGCAGTTGCGGCCGATCGAGTTTCGCCTTTTTAGGGTTACAATAAGGATCTCCTCGAAATGGTGATTTGTTTCGTAAGACGCATGTCTGGCAGCGGTCTTGTAAAGCGAAGAATTACAGAAACTCGAAGTGTTTTCTTAGCCGAATTTTAAGTGAAGTTTTCTCGCCTTGAAAATTCCGATCACGTAATTTGTAGAAATAACGCTACGAATTATAAAATACTTCTGCTTTGACGAACTCCCTGGCTGTTGAACATTGTTCTTATAAACGGGATGTCCTAGATTCGATTCCCGGAAATTCTCGGGATGACGGCGTTTCACtgcgggcatgcacctctaattttcggagttatgtgcattttaaacattttaaatcaCTTGCTATAGGGTAaaaaaaacatcgcgaggaaacctgccaAAAATCTCAGCGAGAGTTAGCCATTTTGAGTCACCTTCTACGACCGAtaacaaacgaaactatgtttttgaattaaactagcggcacgctatgatgaccggtttgacgtttgtccgctcatgaagttccgtattaattgataacgactttgaaggaaataattgtattactttattgacgatagtgatgtgcagagattcataaattttatcgaatgtagttttaggtttaggactcaaaatttatttattaaattgatttcttaaatgtatacaagtgtagaaaaatcagtttgcaccatttaaggggtgaatgtacttgtgaatatgaacaattttcactattttgcgatttcagaggtttgtccaaacctctgaaatcgcaaaaaaatatcaataaatttttaaaaatggaatctaatacgatcgtcacataggatcgctggctagcacaactactacctccggcaaactcgcgtcaatgctcaatgcaaaacaaagcagtttcgaattgacgttgcttcgaaaagtataaactgtcagtgcaatgcgattgtgatatagttttgacctggctttggatttcaaatattgatactgcattactgttgacccttgctcgttaatttggactctgttcaagccctttgttgtggatttcgtcgatatgaccgaacgtacgcagagaactgttctaaatagtcagacacgtgagttcgtaatacgccttcgtaactatttcgatcgtgaagctcaaaatggagggccaattttacctataacgtcagtggttgaacgcgtagctgatgcgcttaatattggacaacgaactgttagacggataactaaaaaaaaatatggcgagactggcacagaagaaaataaacttcacacaccaaaaaagagaaaacgagcaaaaccagtcgtaggcatcgatagctttaatgccgatgctatccgaagacatgtttacggctactatttacagaaggagtatccaacaagaaaaaagttggtgcattcactgaaggaagctggattattcttcggtggggaaagttctttaacgaagattttgaagaccattggatttcgatacaaaaaatgtaacaaacgcaaaatattgatggaaagatttgatatagcgatggcaaggtatacttttttacggcaagtgaaagaaatcaaaaattggcaaaatgttgtgttcttggatgaaacatggcttaatgctaaccatactgtaggccgttcttggaacgatgacacagcagcatctacttccaaagttcctgtaggaaaaggatcgcgacttataatttgtcacgccggaaccatcaacgggtttgtcgaaggttctctcatggcttttgcgtcaaaaaccactggagactatcatgaagacatgaatggagaaaagtttactgaatggtttacctcaatgttgtgtagcctccctgaaccatctattataattatggacaacgccccataccactcgatgcaaattgacaagccacctgcccaatcccaaaagaaagctgatatcgtcgcatggcttcgtaaaaatggcgtagatgcaaacatgaatatgttaaaagcggaattagtacgtcttttaaaagaaaacaaaccaaccaagatccgatacgtcattgacgaaatagcattagaacatgggcacagagttatacggttaccgccttaccattgtgagtataatgcgattgagttggtgtgggctcaaattaagggatatgctgcaagacacaatacagaacccccatttaccacaaaaaaaatgctaaaattattagaagaagcttgtgaacatgtgactaaaggagactgggaaaaggttgtgaatagaactgttaaattaataagggaagattatgaaagagatgtgaaaatagataatattatagaaaacgagcatataattattaatgtatgtgatgatagcagtgacgacagtgaaaatagtagtatggacgaatctgattaattatggccttttgtgtcaccttttttggtatcttttgtattcatatgtttcttgtgtgcatataaagtatgtatattcattttcgttcaaatattcagttcgttcaaataaattaaataaacatatacatttttgttttattaaacctatttaatcaggtacaaaaacaaaacttaattgttttttgttcgagaataaattgacattccacatcactattgtaatgtgtcaaaccggccatcatagcgtgccgctagtgtaaatTTCGAATGGTTTTTGAAACgtttttgtgattggttggtgactcaaaatggttaacgcccactgagatttttggctctgtcatttgttaggaattacgtaacagagagggCGCTATACTAaattctttccgtggataaagtataTTTGTCACTTCTAGTGGACCAGTACATGCATCATGGTTGGGCAGAGCAACTAAATGGGTCAGATCTTTATGCGCTCCGACTATTAATTCAAATCGATATTGTAGTTGTAAATATTGTGCTGTCTTATTTAGAAAGCTGTTTTATTTTGACGACCTTCTGCTCTGTGCCAGAATTTTAGCTCTGAAATTCTGGCACAGACCGGTCTTTttacgctaatattataaaggtgaaagtttgtgtgtatgtgtgtatgtttgttactttgtcACGCTAAAACTGCTGTACGGctttagctgaaatttagaatgaaggtagattataccctggattaacacttcatatatactttttatcccggaaaattaaatagttcttACACACTCACACGTCATCCGCGCCATACTGATCGGGTTAGGGTGTGCTGTCCCGTACTATAGCTCTATTTTaggttacatattatttttaacccccgatctaaaaagagggctgttataagtttgacgtgtgtatctgtgtagctcctaaactaatgaacctattttaatttagtttcttttgtttgaaaggtggcttgattgagagtgttcttagctataatccaagaaaatcggttcagccgtttgaaagttatcagcctttttctagttactgtaaccttcacttgtcgggggtgttgtaaatttttaatttacacttgtaattattgCTGATTTTCATGACGGCTCTTATCAATAGGAACTACTTTCCGAACCGTTATTAGAAGTAGTAGGTAAGAAATGAAAGAAAGATATTTCAtatcgttttatttattttaattagtttagATAATAATCTTATGTAAATCTGTCATCGacctaaaaagtaggtacccaaTTTAACTAATTGGgtacctaatttaaattaaaaaaaatacaaatgaaGAAACCCGCCACAAAGAGAAACGTtctgcttttttttaaaatatcaaacatCAACTTACACAAGTCCAATCTAATTGGCTTAAGTTCTtctaaaatataagaaaataatattcttCTATTTCTTTTCGAATGTTAATTTAACGTAATTCGTTGACATAATCTTGAGATGAAACAGAAAAATGGAAATCGCAAAGAAAGTAAGAAGTATTTACATATAACCTGCAAGGATAACGTAATCGATTTAGGCAAATCAAGTTGAAATACGACATTTACGAATTaagttattaacccccgacccaaaaagaggggtgttataagtttgacgtgtatatctgtctgtggcatcgtagctcctaaactaatgaaccgattttaattcagtttttttgtttgaaaggtggcttgaccgagtgttcttagctataatccaagaaaatcggttgaaccgtttgaaatttatcagctttttctcgttactgtaaccttcacttgtcgagggtgtagtaaatttttaatttacacttgttttatgaaAAGTTTCACTGCCTATAATTGCCCCCAAAACAGAGGAACGATAatcga containing:
- the LOC123875556 gene encoding uncharacterized protein LOC123875556 isoform X1, which gives rise to MAEKKELIKRRASYKGRLTAFSNYLNSLNDSLSQSQLNELQLRVGKIEALYQFYDEIQTKLECLVDDMSVQLAERNEFETLYFSLVSKSQQKLAKQSKDSDNFSNHSSSATNNHNLVKLPTIQLPKFSGSYENWLEFHDTFTSLIHCNDNIDNINKFHYLRACLEGTAAVVIKSIDFSADNYSVAWSLLCQRFDNKRLLIQNHVTALFNIDSISKESSQSLKRLVDQVNKNLRALESLGQSVDNWDVLLIHILTHKLDTKTFREWEEHKSRLDKEMPITLSSFTEFIKIRADLLETLELSRNHHSLMKHNTNNQQKVKSMVCNTSPSRSSIGTTSSDSSPSSSPSKKCPKCFGDHFLSNCSQFLDLSVEQRLELLPNYKICYNCLQPNHFSNRCKKSGCRICKRKHSFLIHRSESSRDKQAPVSTSTANSTTPALPTSASSNGESGTGTSVALSTCISTRNQDVLLSTALIKVYDAQNCAHTARAVLDSGSTSCLMTKKLSSKLNLPRTQVNRSVHGINNAASRVHECCRVPVESFKDNFKTKINCFVMQSLTDYVPSSHVNISELNIPSDIQLADPAFHTPSEVDMIIGADLFWDILGSQKIILGRGKPILWETRFGWVVAGPVSYVSKCLLSPSIQCNFSAINGSTRVNDDIETNLMRFWQLEEVGLKSSYSEEEQACEDHFVKNTTRLPDGRFCVRLPLKQSANVLGDSLPRAKHCLLSLEKRLKRDTLFCERYRDFMSEYLKLGHMSECDNHLRNLGYFIPHHGVVRESSLTTKLRVVYNASSPTTSNIALNNILMVGPTIQDDLLSILLRFRCHKIILAGDVEKMYRNVVVHPDDRHLQQIIWRDNPSETIKCFQLNTVTYGTASAPFLATRCLKQIGLDCENKQISEIIIHDFYVDDLLTGAQTLQEALDIKNKVTSELASAGMPLRKWKSNNSLLMTDESKQSSVDLNIGALECSKTLGLYWNNLLDQFYFQINCNIPTEATKRSILSVISQIFDPMGLLTPCTVTMKIMLQKLWLHKLSWDEKLPLDLYKHWVETAKRLPILNDLRINRRVVIDDHEFIDLHIFSDASQLAYGSCVYVRSINDRGEVLVSLLLAKSRVSPLKPTTIPRLELCGALASVRLYEKVTKSLRVKVRKTFVWTDSMIVLGWLKMLPIKLQPFVRNRVAEILEVSGKAAWRHVPTDLNPADLISRGLDPALMQACSLWWSGPEFLKQDENQWPSNPEYNNSKSLPETKEVTLHTNVEPTQSLIDFSRFSNFSRLNRAIAYALKFINKCKKQTCDEFLTSSDLQNALNLIIKISQMESFSEYQLLKNDKKLPKNSTLNKFNVFLDENQLMRVGGRLDNSDFSYDKKHPIILQSSHLVTRLLFKHEHKRLMHAGPQLLLASIRETYWPIGGRNLAKLCYRNCVRCNRMRGKVVPPLMGNLPSKRVQAGGYPFENVGIDYAGPILSASRQGRGCRLVKVYIVIFVCFATKAMHIELVGDLTSNNFLSAARRFMSRRGKSKNWYTDNGSSFIGAFNEISKFLKSNCSSLSEDIANEGVNFHFLAPYAAHQGGLWEAGVKSVKFHLQRVLGNCHLTYEELNTVLVQIEAILNSRPLTPLSTEPDDLMPLTPGHFIIGRPLTSLPAPNYVNSATSQLTRYQRLEQLRQHFWARWSKEYIAELQKRGKWRTGQGALKVNGLVLLKDDQLPPLKWKLGRIVTLYPGADGISRVADIRTSTGIVRRAFSKICPLPDDEISC
- the LOC123875556 gene encoding uncharacterized protein LOC123875556 isoform X2 encodes the protein MVCNTSPSRSSIGTTSSDSSPSSSPSKKCPKCFGDHFLSNCSQFLDLSVEQRLELLPNYKICYNCLQPNHFSNRCKKSGCRICKRKHSFLIHRSESSRDKQAPVSTSTANSTTPALPTSASSNGESGTGTSVALSTCISTRNQDVLLSTALIKVYDAQNCAHTARAVLDSGSTSCLMTKKLSSKLNLPRTQVNRSVHGINNAASRVHECCRVPVESFKDNFKTKINCFVMQSLTDYVPSSHVNISELNIPSDIQLADPAFHTPSEVDMIIGADLFWDILGSQKIILGRGKPILWETRFGWVVAGPVSYVSKCLLSPSIQCNFSAINGSTRVNDDIETNLMRFWQLEEVGLKSSYSEEEQACEDHFVKNTTRLPDGRFCVRLPLKQSANVLGDSLPRAKHCLLSLEKRLKRDTLFCERYRDFMSEYLKLGHMSECDNHLRNLGYFIPHHGVVRESSLTTKLRVVYNASSPTTSNIALNNILMVGPTIQDDLLSILLRFRCHKIILAGDVEKMYRNVVVHPDDRHLQQIIWRDNPSETIKCFQLNTVTYGTASAPFLATRCLKQIGLDCENKQISEIIIHDFYVDDLLTGAQTLQEALDIKNKVTSELASAGMPLRKWKSNNSLLMTDESKQSSVDLNIGALECSKTLGLYWNNLLDQFYFQINCNIPTEATKRSILSVISQIFDPMGLLTPCTVTMKIMLQKLWLHKLSWDEKLPLDLYKHWVETAKRLPILNDLRINRRVVIDDHEFIDLHIFSDASQLAYGSCVYVRSINDRGEVLVSLLLAKSRVSPLKPTTIPRLELCGALASVRLYEKVTKSLRVKVRKTFVWTDSMIVLGWLKMLPIKLQPFVRNRVAEILEVSGKAAWRHVPTDLNPADLISRGLDPALMQACSLWWSGPEFLKQDENQWPSNPEYNNSKSLPETKEVTLHTNVEPTQSLIDFSRFSNFSRLNRAIAYALKFINKCKKQTCDEFLTSSDLQNALNLIIKISQMESFSEYQLLKNDKKLPKNSTLNKFNVFLDENQLMRVGGRLDNSDFSYDKKHPIILQSSHLVTRLLFKHEHKRLMHAGPQLLLASIRETYWPIGGRNLAKLCYRNCVRCNRMRGKVVPPLMGNLPSKRVQAGGYPFENVGIDYAGPILSASRQGRGCRLVKVYIVIFVCFATKAMHIELVGDLTSNNFLSAARRFMSRRGKSKNWYTDNGSSFIGAFNEISKFLKSNCSSLSEDIANEGVNFHFLAPYAAHQGGLWEAGVKSVKFHLQRVLGNCHLTYEELNTVLVQIEAILNSRPLTPLSTEPDDLMPLTPGHFIIGRPLTSLPAPNYVNSATSQLTRYQRLEQLRQHFWARWSKEYIAELQKRGKWRTGQGALKVNGLVLLKDDQLPPLKWKLGRIVTLYPGADGISRVADIRTSTGIVRRAFSKICPLPDDEISC